One genomic segment of Luteimonas galliterrae includes these proteins:
- a CDS encoding class II fumarate hydratase, producing the protein MAKRKTPSDYRIEHDSMGELKVPAAALWGAQTQRAVENFPISGRPMPRGFIRALGLIKAAAAAVNADLGLLPKNVAKAIRDAALQVADGTHDAQFPIDVYQTGSGTSSNMNANEVVATLASRAGKAQVHPNDHVNLGQSSNDVIPTAIRVSAQLATVEGLLPALKHLRQTIDRRGKSLDKVVKTGRTHLMDAMPLTFAQEFGAWSSQLSSAQARIEDALKRLRRLPIGGTAIGTGINADPRFGKAMAKSLSSLAKAKFESAEDKFEGLAAQDDAVELSGQLNALAVALMKIANDLRWMNAGPLAGIGEIELPALQPGSSIMPGKVNPVIPEATCMVCAQVIGHHAAITVAGASGNFQLNVMLPLIAHDLLDSIGLLSNAMRLLADKAIAGLKVRKDTVEAALGRNPILVTALNPIIGYEKAAAIAKRAYKENRPVFDVALEDSGLSAAQLKKLLDPAALTKGGIHAGGAGGGG; encoded by the coding sequence ATGGCCAAGCGTAAAACTCCATCGGACTACCGCATCGAGCACGACAGCATGGGCGAATTGAAAGTGCCCGCCGCCGCGCTGTGGGGCGCGCAAACCCAACGTGCGGTCGAGAATTTCCCGATCTCGGGCCGGCCGATGCCGCGCGGTTTCATCCGCGCGCTGGGCCTGATCAAGGCCGCGGCCGCCGCGGTCAACGCCGATCTTGGCCTGTTGCCGAAAAACGTCGCCAAAGCCATCCGCGATGCCGCTCTCCAGGTCGCGGACGGCACGCACGATGCGCAATTCCCGATCGACGTGTACCAGACCGGTTCGGGCACGTCGTCCAACATGAACGCCAACGAGGTCGTCGCCACGCTCGCCTCGCGCGCCGGGAAAGCCCAGGTGCATCCGAACGATCACGTCAATCTCGGCCAAAGCTCGAACGACGTGATTCCGACCGCGATCCGCGTTTCGGCGCAACTGGCCACGGTGGAAGGCCTGTTGCCGGCGCTCAAGCATCTGCGCCAGACCATCGACCGCCGCGGCAAATCCCTGGACAAGGTCGTCAAGACGGGACGCACCCACCTGATGGACGCGATGCCGCTGACTTTCGCCCAGGAATTCGGCGCCTGGTCGTCGCAACTGTCGTCGGCGCAGGCGCGCATCGAAGACGCGCTGAAGCGGTTGCGCCGCCTGCCGATCGGCGGCACGGCCATCGGCACCGGCATCAATGCCGATCCGCGTTTCGGCAAGGCGATGGCGAAATCGCTGTCGTCGCTGGCCAAGGCGAAATTCGAGTCGGCCGAAGACAAGTTCGAAGGCCTGGCCGCGCAAGACGACGCGGTGGAACTGTCGGGCCAACTCAACGCATTGGCGGTGGCGCTGATGAAGATCGCCAACGACCTGCGCTGGATGAACGCCGGCCCGCTGGCGGGCATCGGCGAGATCGAATTGCCGGCGCTGCAGCCGGGCAGCTCGATCATGCCGGGCAAGGTGAATCCCGTGATCCCTGAAGCGACCTGCATGGTCTGCGCGCAGGTGATCGGGCATCACGCCGCGATCACCGTTGCCGGCGCCAGCGGCAATTTCCAGCTCAACGTGATGCTGCCGCTGATCGCGCACGACCTGTTGGATTCGATCGGGCTGCTGTCCAATGCGATGCGTCTGCTCGCCGACAAGGCCATCGCCGGGCTCAAGGTGCGCAAGGACACCGTCGAGGCGGCGCTCGGCCGCAACCCGATCCTGGTGACGGCGTTGAACCCGATCATCGGTTACGAAAAAGCAGCCGCGATCGCCAAGCGCGCTTACAAGGAAAACCGGCCGGTATTCGATGTCGCATTGGAAGACAGCGGGTTGTCCGCGGCGCAACTGAAAAAACTGCTCGACCCGGCGGCGCTGACCAAGGGCGGCATCCACGCCGGCGGCGCGGGTGGCGGCGGGTAA
- a CDS encoding GNAT family N-acetyltransferase produces MSANTPGFTVKPIDYETGLPELRAVRETVFVQEQNVPLEEEWDALDPQCLHVIARDDAGRPIGTGRLTPEHKVGRMAVLREWRGKGVGDAMLLALIEVARQRGWRELALNSQVSASAFYTRHGFVPYGERFWEAGIEHQAMRRKLDGATAVEDRDAAIATTVAIALRARRNLYIYSRELDPGLFDAPEVLEALRRYGTGGHGGEARILLQDADAVQHAHAPLLGLAQRLPSVFVFREVDDPADRAYPSAFVANDTGGYYFRGLGHRFDGETDLDGAGRARQLAESFRPIWERSRPCTEFRALGL; encoded by the coding sequence ATGAGCGCCAACACTCCCGGTTTCACGGTGAAGCCGATCGATTACGAAACCGGCTTGCCCGAATTGCGTGCCGTCCGCGAGACGGTATTCGTACAGGAACAGAACGTGCCGCTCGAAGAGGAGTGGGACGCGCTGGATCCCCAATGCCTGCACGTGATCGCCCGCGACGACGCCGGCCGCCCGATCGGCACCGGCCGCCTGACCCCCGAACACAAGGTGGGGCGGATGGCCGTGCTGCGCGAATGGCGCGGCAAAGGCGTGGGCGATGCGATGCTGCTGGCGCTGATCGAAGTGGCCCGACAGCGCGGCTGGCGCGAGCTGGCGCTGAATTCGCAGGTGTCGGCCTCCGCTTTCTATACCCGCCATGGCTTTGTGCCCTACGGCGAACGGTTCTGGGAAGCCGGCATCGAGCACCAGGCGATGCGGCGCAAGCTGGACGGCGCCACCGCGGTCGAAGATCGCGATGCCGCCATCGCCACCACCGTGGCCATCGCGTTGCGCGCGCGGCGCAACCTGTACATCTATAGCCGCGAGCTGGACCCGGGCCTGTTCGATGCGCCCGAGGTGCTCGAAGCCCTGCGCCGCTACGGCACGGGCGGCCACGGCGGGGAAGCCCGGATCCTGCTGCAGGACGCCGACGCCGTGCAGCACGCGCATGCGCCGCTGCTGGGTTTGGCGCAACGGTTGCCGAGCGTATTCGTGTTCCGCGAGGTGGACGATCCCGCCGACCGCGCCTATCCGTCGGCCTTCGTCGCCAACGATACGGGCGGGTATTACTTCCGCGGCCTGGGCCACCGCTTCGATGGCGAGACCGACCTCGATGGCGCCGGTCGCGCCCGCCAACTGGCCGAGAGCTTCAGGCCCATCTGGGAACGTTCGCGGCCCTGTACCGAGTTCCGAGCGTTGGGCCTTTGA
- the purB gene encoding adenylosuccinate lyase, with protein sequence MSAAESQLLALSPLDGRYAGKVDALRPIFSEYGLIKARVQVEVEWLLALAAEPGIVELKPFAAGAAARLHALAADFSVADAARVKEIERTTNHDVKAVEYFIKERLKDDAELGPALEFVHFACTSEDINNLSYALMLNEARQSVLLPKLDALIQKLRTMAHEHAALPMLSRTHGQTASPTTVGKELANVVARLQRQGEQLAAVALGGKINGAVGNYNAHVASYPEVDWPALAKRFVESLDLDFNAYTTQIEPHDGIAEISDAQKRIDTICIDLCRDVWGYISLGYFKQAVKAGEVGSSTMPHKVNPIDFENAEGNFGIANALFEHFAAKLPISRWQRDLTDSTVLRALGTAFGHALVGTDALLRGLDKLSVNPERLAADLDGAWEVLAEAVQTVMRRHGLPSPYEQLKALTRGQGITQASMREFIGSLDLPPADKQRLLEMTPGSYTGLAEKLAKDI encoded by the coding sequence ATGTCCGCCGCCGAATCCCAACTGCTCGCCCTCTCCCCGCTCGACGGCCGCTACGCCGGCAAAGTCGACGCGCTGCGCCCGATCTTTTCCGAATACGGGCTGATCAAGGCGCGGGTGCAGGTGGAAGTGGAATGGCTGCTGGCCCTGGCCGCCGAACCTGGCATCGTCGAGCTCAAGCCCTTCGCAGCTGGCGCAGCCGCGCGCCTGCACGCGCTGGCAGCGGATTTCTCGGTCGCCGACGCAGCACGGGTCAAAGAAATCGAACGCACCACCAACCACGACGTCAAGGCGGTCGAATACTTCATCAAGGAGCGGCTGAAAGACGACGCCGAGCTCGGCCCGGCGCTCGAGTTCGTGCATTTCGCCTGCACCAGCGAGGACATCAACAACCTGTCCTATGCGCTGATGCTCAACGAAGCGCGCCAATCGGTGCTGCTGCCCAAGCTGGACGCGCTGATCCAGAAGCTGCGCACGATGGCCCACGAGCATGCCGCGCTGCCGATGCTGTCGCGCACGCACGGGCAGACCGCTTCGCCCACCACCGTCGGCAAGGAGCTGGCCAACGTGGTCGCGCGCCTGCAGCGCCAGGGCGAACAACTGGCGGCGGTCGCGCTGGGCGGCAAGATCAACGGCGCGGTCGGCAACTACAACGCGCACGTCGCCTCGTACCCCGAAGTCGACTGGCCGGCGCTCGCCAAGCGCTTCGTCGAATCGCTGGACCTGGATTTCAACGCCTACACCACGCAGATCGAGCCGCACGACGGCATCGCCGAGATTAGCGATGCGCAAAAACGCATCGATACGATCTGCATCGACCTGTGCCGCGACGTCTGGGGCTACATCTCGCTCGGTTACTTCAAGCAGGCGGTGAAAGCCGGCGAAGTCGGCAGCTCGACCATGCCGCACAAGGTCAACCCTATCGATTTCGAGAACGCCGAGGGCAACTTCGGCATCGCCAACGCCTTGTTCGAGCATTTCGCCGCCAAGCTGCCGATCAGTCGCTGGCAGCGCGACCTGACCGATTCGACCGTGCTGCGGGCGCTCGGCACCGCGTTCGGCCATGCGTTGGTCGGCACCGATGCGCTGCTGCGCGGCCTGGACAAGCTCAGCGTCAACCCGGAACGCCTGGCCGCCGACCTCGACGGCGCCTGGGAAGTGCTGGCCGAAGCCGTTCAAACCGTGATGCGCCGGCACGGCTTGCCCAGCCCGTACGAACAATTGAAGGCGCTGACCCGCGGCCAGGGCATTACCCAGGCATCGATGCGCGAATTCATCGGTTCGCTCGACTTGCCGCCGGCGGACAAACAGCGATTGCTCGAAATGACGCCCGGCAGCTACACCGGCCTGGCCGAAAAGCTCGCCAAGGACATCTGA
- a CDS encoding VOC family protein, whose amino-acid sequence MRLLINIDVPDLDAAVAFYAAAFDLKPARRLGDSIVELLGAEAPIYLLQKDAGSIAAADRSREYARHWTPMHCDVVVDDLEAALARALAAGAAQEGAIREGTWGRIVQLADPFGHGWCLVQFLGRGYDEIAT is encoded by the coding sequence ATGCGGCTGCTGATCAACATCGACGTGCCCGACCTCGACGCCGCGGTCGCGTTCTACGCCGCTGCGTTCGACTTGAAACCAGCGCGGCGGCTGGGCGATTCGATCGTCGAACTGCTCGGTGCCGAAGCGCCGATCTACCTGTTGCAGAAAGATGCCGGCAGCATCGCGGCCGCCGATCGCAGCCGCGAGTATGCGCGCCACTGGACGCCGATGCATTGCGATGTGGTCGTCGACGACCTAGAAGCCGCCCTGGCCCGCGCGCTGGCCGCAGGCGCCGCGCAGGAAGGCGCCATCCGCGAAGGCACCTGGGGGCGTATCGTGCAATTGGCCGATCCGTTCGGCCACGGTTGGTGCCTGGTGCAGTTCCTCGGGCGTGGATATGACGAGATCGCGACATGA
- a CDS encoding DUF4097 family beta strand repeat-containing protein, translating to MWKALPLVLLALPGLACAAENCQFQAARNLSVNMAGVRTVVVRTGPYDFHVKAGNAARVEGRACASSQEGLDQIQLTQRREGDRLIITTENERSNGSGGWFGRNYAYLDVNITLPKTVALEVAVGSGDADVTGLTNVVAHVGSGDLVVRGAESLDAGVGSGDIKVEDIGKLELAAVGSGDVEGSNIRGDVRIGTIGSGDVDLRKVGGNVEARTIGSGGLNVAAVGGGLRVNHVGSGSVDHRDVKGRIDIPSED from the coding sequence ATGTGGAAAGCCCTGCCCCTCGTCCTGCTGGCCCTGCCCGGTTTGGCCTGCGCCGCCGAAAACTGCCAGTTCCAGGCGGCCCGCAACCTGTCGGTGAACATGGCCGGCGTGCGTACTGTCGTGGTGCGGACCGGTCCTTATGATTTCCACGTCAAAGCCGGCAACGCCGCCCGCGTCGAAGGCCGCGCCTGCGCCAGCTCGCAGGAAGGCCTCGACCAGATCCAACTGACCCAGCGCCGCGAAGGCGATCGCCTGATCATCACCACCGAGAACGAGCGCAGCAACGGGTCCGGCGGCTGGTTCGGCAGAAACTACGCTTATCTGGATGTGAACATCACATTGCCCAAGACCGTCGCGCTTGAAGTGGCGGTCGGTTCGGGCGATGCGGACGTTACCGGCTTGACGAACGTCGTCGCCCACGTCGGTTCCGGCGACCTGGTCGTCCGCGGCGCGGAAAGCCTGGATGCCGGCGTCGGTTCCGGCGACATCAAGGTCGAAGACATCGGCAAGCTCGAATTGGCCGCGGTGGGCTCGGGCGATGTCGAAGGCAGCAACATCCGCGGCGACGTGCGGATCGGCACGATCGGTTCGGGCGATGTCGACCTGCGCAAGGTCGGCGGCAACGTCGAAGCCCGCACGATCGGTTCGGGTGGCCTCAACGTGGCCGCGGTCGGCGGCGGTCTGCGGGTGAACCACGTCGGCAGCGGCAGCGTCGACCATCGCGACGTGAAAGGCCGCATCGATATTCCCAGCGAAGACTGA
- a CDS encoding cupin domain-containing protein — protein MAKPKSALPIEVDATRQQPLGMPAEDFLRDYWQKKPLLIRNAFPDFVSPISPEDLAGLACEDGVLARIVAHEREHDRWLLRHGPFPEDMFPTLPQHDWTLLVQDVDKWDADIAALLLAFGFLPRWRIDDVMVSFAAPGGSVGAHVDQYDVFLLQAQGHRRWQIDDRPDPPVHFRLDAELKLLQRFDPTHDWVLGPGDMLYLPPGVPHHGVAEDACLTFSIGMRAPAAAELLGDFVDTLAADADESLRYRDPDLAPAKDPNEIDDEAMRRVVEALNALRMNDTERLGDWFGRFITLYRSAGQAVPGEQTRSRIEIEWDLQQGAALQRHPWTRMAWRKAARGAILYAAGQDHALPVRDAQRIAAADRFDSRSYAALSESGRDVVYELLLGGHYSW, from the coding sequence ATGGCCAAGCCCAAATCCGCACTTCCCATCGAGGTCGACGCCACCCGCCAACAGCCGCTCGGCATGCCTGCGGAAGACTTCCTGCGCGACTACTGGCAGAAAAAACCGCTACTGATCCGCAACGCCTTCCCCGATTTCGTCTCGCCGATCTCGCCCGAAGACCTCGCCGGCCTGGCCTGCGAGGACGGCGTGCTGGCGCGGATCGTCGCGCACGAACGCGAACACGACCGCTGGCTGCTGCGCCACGGCCCGTTCCCGGAAGACATGTTCCCGACGCTGCCGCAGCACGACTGGACCCTGCTGGTGCAGGACGTCGACAAGTGGGACGCCGACATCGCCGCGCTGCTGCTCGCATTCGGCTTCCTGCCGCGCTGGCGCATCGACGACGTGATGGTCAGCTTCGCCGCGCCCGGCGGCTCGGTCGGCGCCCACGTCGACCAGTACGACGTGTTCCTGCTGCAGGCGCAAGGCCATCGGCGCTGGCAAATCGACGATCGTCCCGACCCGCCGGTGCATTTCCGCCTGGATGCCGAACTGAAACTGTTGCAGCGTTTCGATCCGACCCACGACTGGGTGCTAGGCCCCGGCGACATGCTCTACCTGCCGCCCGGCGTGCCGCATCACGGCGTCGCGGAGGATGCCTGCCTGACGTTCTCGATCGGCATGCGTGCGCCGGCCGCCGCGGAACTGCTCGGCGATTTCGTCGACACGCTGGCCGCGGATGCGGACGAATCGCTGCGCTACCGCGACCCGGACCTGGCGCCGGCCAAGGATCCGAACGAAATCGACGACGAGGCCATGCGTCGCGTGGTCGAAGCGCTCAACGCGCTGCGCATGAACGATACGGAACGCCTCGGCGACTGGTTCGGCCGCTTCATCACGCTCTATCGCAGTGCCGGACAGGCCGTACCCGGCGAGCAGACGCGCTCGCGCATCGAGATCGAATGGGACCTGCAGCAGGGCGCCGCGTTGCAGCGGCATCCGTGGACGCGGATGGCCTGGCGCAAGGCCGCACGCGGCGCGATCCTGTACGCCGCGGGCCAGGACCATGCCCTGCCCGTGCGCGACGCGCAACGCATCGCCGCCGCCGACCGCTTCGACAGCCGCAGTTATGCCGCGCTGTCGGAGAGCGGCCGCGACGTCGTCTACGAGCTGCTGCTGGGCGGCCACTACAGTTGGTAA